From Nymphalis io chromosome 29, ilAglIoxx1.1, whole genome shotgun sequence:
GACCTCACTATGCATGTCATATCTTACGGTTAGAACGAATACAGAAAAGATTCTTGTGGCATCTCGTTTTTGCTCTAAGAGATAGTAGCAAGAATTTAAGTTACGAAGACAAATTGCGTAGATTTAACATGATGGATTTGGACAAACGCAGAGATTTCTTGGATCTgacttttttctataaaattctcCGAGACAAGACAGACTGTCCACATCTTTTGAGCGAATTTAAGTTGAGAGTACCGTACAGATATCCACGTAAGAGAATAGAGAACGTTTTTTCTGTTCCAAGGCGTCATATGGTTTTAGCCCGATATTTGCCGGTTCCACGTTTGTCCGgcctgtataataaatttagtaatGCGCTTGATGTATACAATGACTCATTAATTCAATTtcgcaaaaaaattaaaaggatACTTAAACTACCCTaagcaaatattaatagtagttCAGTTTtctgtatcttttttttttttttttttcgaagtgagtaatactgttggccttattggcctctacagcgtcaccgggcgggttGGGCGAGATTAACTCAGCCGggtgttgggagccacacagggctcaagagagacgggcgtcctaagggtgcctcctgtgaggccggacctcggcttaggactccgttgaaatcgggaggggagGACTCCTGCGTTATAATGccgtcatacgcctaagcgtCGACGGGACGTAATGAAAGAGAGtcgtcgaccccgccggcggggtcaTTCTGTATCGTGTAGTTTTTTCGTttgtatagtatatgtagttttttcgtttttttttaattaagtaaggtCTCCGTTATTTAAGGTGATTGTTCTTTTTCcccatatttttttctctttattgtttttaattatatttaaattttacatggTCTAActgattttaagtattttaagcaCATAGtctataagtttttaaataagcatgcagtgtttatctataattatttgtacaattgcgtttgatattttgtttattttaattgtatctatagtaagttttatattgtaacaaCTGTTgataaacgtaaataaaaaacaataaaaaataaaatatatctggaGAAGACTGCCGCAACGTGCTATTTACCAATTGAATTcgcgtaccgtaaccgtaacagcctgtgaatgtcccactgctgggctaaaggcctccgcacctatttttgaggagaaggtttggagcttattccaccacgctgctccaatgcgggttggtggaatacacatgttgcagaatttcagtgaaattagacacatgcaggtttcctcacgatgttttccttcaccgtcaagcacgagatgaattataatcacaaattaagcacatgaaaattcagtggtgcttgcccgggttttgaacccacgatcatcggttaagattcacgcgttcttaccactaggccatctaggcTAGGCTGAATTCGCATACAAtcctttatttaatgttataaattttttgtcTAATAAAGTATTCATGATTTGGTTACCCTAGTATCGTTTCTATTTGACCAATTTGTGTGATGCCCGTTGAAATCACCCAGTAATAGcgtctttttataaaaactagagAAAAAATATTCCCAATCATCTTGACTGGTGTCAGCAGACGGAGGACAATAAAGAGAGATTATATTTTCGATATCGCtgcaattgtataatttaactGCCAAACTTTCTATAGCTGAATTACGATGCTGAAATTCGAATATTTGGGTTTTTATTGACTTATGTGTTAATACAGCAACCCCTACATATGAATCTGTCCTGtcatttctgtaaatattataatgttatttttatatcgctATTAGGCTCTAGCCATGTTTCACATAGTACTGCAACGTGGATTTTTTCTTGATGCAAGATATTTTCTAACGCAATTAATTTAGACCTTAAACTATGACAATtccattgaattaaattaagttttatacttATCCATCATCAGTAACATTTAAATACTCGATAAAAGCTCTGAGGATTGGCCAATCTTTCAAATTATCCACTACTGACAATATAAACCACTCGATGCAACATTTAATGATACCAATAATTTTCGCTTTAATCGTAActctcataaatattatttcctaAACCCTCCTTAATAGTTGTACCACATCAAAGTCTCTTTTTTCTTCATTTAGTTTAGTTTCATTCTCTTCTTCTTCAGTACTACCTTGTATATAATCAGTATATTTGCGTGGTCTCGttgtgtaattaatatttttggtcTGTTTCTCGTTACCTTTGCTTTTCTTTTTGGTGACATCAGAATaagaaacagtgttttgagctTCATATGATACCTCACATGTATTCATCGCCGTCGTATTCAAAGCGGGAAATTCCTCGTCAATAATTTTTTCCTCTTGTTGTCTGTCCTTTTCTTGGATTGGTACGTCCGGCTGTACTTACATCTCAAGAGCTTTacgatatgtatatttaaactcGGCCATTAAGTCccttagttttttttcttttaagaataCAGGAcacatttttttagataaagcCATATGCTTTCCTGAACAATTAATGCATTTAAATTCTATAGACTCACAATTCGCGTGATTTTTACCGCATTTAGGACACACTATTTTCGAAGAAGGACATTTTTTGATTGTGTGACCATATTTCCAACAACGGGAACACTGTGAAACGGGGAATTTATAACTCTCAACTTTTATTCTCATGTCATCAACATTTACATAAGCCGGAAGAGAAGAGCCCTTGAAACACAAACGCACTGTTTCACTTGGTATCCAACCATATTCACTCAAATTTCGCCGATTGAGATTTGGTCACAGCAACTAATTGAGCACTGTGAGGGcatttaaaatttcatcgtCGGTTATATCTAAGTCAATATTCTTTATAATCCCGTATGAATAATTTTTTCCCATGCTTATTGAATTCgccaattcatatttttaaattcttgacATCTTTCCAATTTCTCCGCACTAACTACACTACTTAAATCTACTCTAACTTTATAagggtttaaatatttaactctgattatgttaataatattatgttctttAAACTTTTATCTTAGCCAAGGAAAACTGTTTTGGCAATTTTTCGTTGCACGTTTATACATTTCCACTTTATCCCCTTCTTTTAGTCTTTTTTCTCTTTGCCCAACAGTGGTCCAATCTCCTTCACTATCCTCTCTCACTCTTTTACTCATCCGATCATTTCCCTGCAGTTGTTCCAATTCCGCCATATCGGTATCACTTAATGATTCGCTTGACATTGTTAATACGTAGAAGTTAACGCGCCACACAGGTAGGTAGGCGGCGATCGAGGAGCGTACCTCGACCGCCGGTGAACAAAAGGCCGATCGTAAACAAGTAATTAGACACGACGTTCTCGTACGAGTGCCGCAACGAGAGTTAGTTCTTGGGTTGATTTTTCTCCTTCATTCACTtcataaatagttttgtttcttttctcttttaaaaatttctatCTCTTTCTTAAGGTTTCCTAATTATGTTTTTAggtttttgttttctattatgACAGGTTGTAATTTTTCATCTAATTTTTCCATTAATGTATTAGTTAAGGAGGTTTTCAGCTCGGTTGTTTGATTTTGCAtttctatttacattttttcaaataaaagttaaaattgatCTTCCGTTTTTCTCTTCGAGTTAAATCTGCATATAATGGAACATAACCAGTAGTAGATTTATTTTTCTGGAGCTGGCAACACTGATATGAAGGCGTCACTGACACTAAGATTGCTTTTGTGTATGTCAATGTGTCTTATGCCAATTATGTGACACAATTCTTAaccttttgtatatatttctttacgaAATGTATTATAGTGTCCACGATTTACGCGTAACTAATATTTCCACCGCACTCGCAACACTTCAATATGTGTTTATTAATTTCACAATGTGGTAAGGTGatcgtaaataattttaaaacactttAAATCAGGAGCTGTACAGTTGTGATGTTTACGCTTTGACAACCGGAAACGGAAAAAAAGTTCCGGCGATAAACgacgtttaaataaattatgcgaAGAAATAACCACGACACTACAATCGGGCTGTTTCCCTCTTCGCAAACGGACATTCAATTTTATGCGCAATGAGTCATCCGGACCCACGATAACAACACCTGCGACTGCATCGCCGCACACTTGTAAACAACTAACGCTTAGCGATAATCGTAGTTACAAAACGTTAGGAATCGGTTGGTCTAATGGCAGCgatgaattttgttttaatatagacTTTGAATTTGATAGTAACCTACCTATACTACCTATACTAAGCGCATAATTTTGTAACACGCATCACAAATTTTCGACCCGTTAGGTATTTTAAGTCCATTTATTTTAACAGCAAAAATGTTAGTACAAAAGCTGTTACTGAAATTAGAGTGGGACGACACCGTACCTAGCGttatcacacacacacacacacatcaatGGAACCGGTTTCTTACCTCTCTgcctttattaaaaacaattcgtATATTTCGCTATGTTTTgagtagtaatattatatatacagagaTCCACATATTTACCGATGCCTCGCAAACAGCGTACGGCGCGTACATTTACATTTGCACTAAAAACGCTAATGATAATAACGTTACAGTACGCTTACTATGTTCTAAAGGCAAGGTCGCATCTCTGAAAACCATCAGTATTCCACGCTTAAAACTTCTAGGGGCCCCGGTGGGTGCACGATCGTATAATAAACAACATCCAATGCTCCTTTCAGGCAAACGTCACTTTACTCTTCTTCTTTTCCGACATGCACACAATATGAATCTTGGTGGCCACTTGCGGGCAGAAATCTTCCTAGAAAAGTAGTTCACGATTGCGGGACATGTAAGCGCCTGAGAGGTACACTTACTTCACTCTTGGGGAATTTACCTAGAGAAAGAATCTAATCTACTTTTCCGTTTTATCGTTGTGGTGTTGACTATGCCAGCCCAAtgctcatttaaataaaaataaattaaaggcgcttacatttgtatatttatttgtctagtCACGCGCGCTGTTCATTTGGAGCTGGTTAGTGACCTTACCTCTGAAGCTTACATGCTTACTTTAAATCGTTTCATTTCATGTAGATCTAAACCCGCTGAAATTATATCTAACAATGGTAAAAATTTCGTGGGACTAATGAATGATTTCGTTAAATTTCTAGAACGATGTAGCTCTGAAATTATTGAGTATGCTactcaataacaaataaaattaaaatttattgtactatACGTTGCTCATTTTGGAGGATTGTGGGATTAGACAACATTTTTGGACTCGCTGGGCTAAAGAATACATCTCTGAGCTCCGGACGCGGacaaagtagaaaaaaaaaatacaaaggatCTCAAGCCCAATACGATGGTCATCATAAAAGAAGACAAAATCTCTCCATTAAAATTGCACCTGAAACGAGTCGTTAAAAGCATTCCTGGGAAGGATAGAGTGTCGGCGCTTCACATATGCCGACGACGAGagaggcgcggggcgcggggcgcgggctaGCGGCCCGTTGCGCGTGCGCCGCGATTCACCGGACACTCAGCGAGCGACAGCCAACTAGGCGGACACTTTATCGTCCTTGCGTGCAATTTGAATAcgcgaataaattattataatacagtccAAGTCTTATTACACCGAAGTCCTTCATTTTCTGGTCCTTCGAAGCGAAAAACCTGCATACTTCCGTCGCATTACAATTGCAACGCAACGGTCATTGACGTCGCGTGGTTTACATTGACCGCGCCCAAGGACAAAGGACAAGAAGTCGTCTCCGTCATCTACGTGGCAGCCTTTGTCGTCTGAAGAAGCTGATGTCAGGGAGTATAATTCTGTATTTGAGTGAGTCCATCCAATTACTTATTTCCAACTTTCCCTATTGAAAACTCTTTTtgctgaaatttttattttttaaatatttctccatAATTAATCTTCTAGTTAATCAAGTAATATATTGCTTAATTACTTCATTgatgcattatttaattattttataacaaaaagtaCGCACGCACTTGACACGTGTTAACCTTGAAACCGGTCAAGTCTTATCGCTTTGAATAGAACCCGTTCGTCTACGCAAACAGGTGCTGCATTTTTTATATCCATTCATTACGAttcctttgtttaattttattttttatgactcttttttttgtttcacattgcaacataaaaactttaagatgtctgataatttaaaaacccttattaaaaaacgtagttcaataaagtctaaattaacaatatttaataattatttaatgttaataaaaagcaGTCCCGAATTATCAGAGTTACAACGTCTTGACCTCATGGAACGTTTtcgtaaatttgaaaatttatataatgaatttgatGACCTGCAGAATACGATTGAACTACTTTCCGAGGATGCCGAGTCTACGTTTACTGAGCGTGAGGACTTCGACCGTCAGTATTTCAATCTGGTGGCACTCACGCGCAGCCTGCTCGGTGCTTCGTCCAACGGTACTGGATCTGAGGCGGGCTTCAAAGATGCTGACTCAGGTGCACATATTTCCAATTCAAGGAATTTTATTCGTTTGCCTAAAATAGATTTACCGCATTTCGACGGGGCCTATCAATGCTGGCTAGAATTTCGCGATACTTTTACATCTTTAATTCACAACAATACTACCAttaatgatatcaataaattcCATTACCTTCGAGCTTCACTCCAGGGTAATGcagctttaattattaaaaatattgattttaaagggGATCATTACAATATTGCATGGGATCTTTTATGCGAACGATACAATAATAATCGCATTCTCGTCAATAACCACATACAGGCCCTTTTTGATGTCGAGTCAATAACAAATGAGTCTAGTGTTTCAATTAGAAATCTAGTTGATAcgatcaataaaaatgttagggCATTAACAACATTAAATCAGCCCACTCAATATTGGGATACTTtactcatttatataatgtctaaaaaattagatttaaaaactaGTCGTGATTGGGAAGAACATAGAAACAATACTTTAAAAGATGATCCCACTCTAGCacaattttgttcttttttaaacaaaaaggcAGATTGGTTGGAATCCGTcgaatcaaatattaatctttctcaaaataatattattgttgctttaaataataatcgttcAAATAAATTTGTTCCAGATAAAACTACTCAAATaccaaaaaaatctaataataattttaataaatgtccgCTTTGCTCCCAAGCACATGCTTTATACATATGTGATTCATTTCGAAGTTTATCTATTGAAAGTCGCATACAAAAGGCAAATGATTATAATGTTTGTCTTAATTGCTTACGGTTAGGCCATTCTGCTAAGCAATGCAAACTATCACAttgcaaatattgtaaaataaaacataatacgcTTTTGCATTTAAATTCGAATGACTTCAAAACTGTCAATTCATTGCTTTCTTCTTTGCACCTTGCTACGTCAAATGTTACACTTCCGGCCAATTGCTTGCAGCTTGCTACTTCTGCGCATGTATTACTGTCCACAGTTCTGGTGAACGTGATCGGCGCGTCGGGTAAAAAGTACACTGCACGTCTACTGCTGGACAACGGTAGCACGGCCAACTTTGTTACGCAGACATTCTTCGAGAAACTGGGTTTGTTACGACGCGGTACTAGCACCAGGGTAACAGGTATTAATAATCGTATTTCTACTAGTACACAGTCTTGTCACCTCCTAATAGAGTCTTTATGCTGTGCCTATACTGTAGATATAGAGTGTCATATCTTGCCTGAAATTACAAAAGTGTTACCGTCGTCTTTCGTACACATCAACCACGTCTCTATTCCTTCAGGTCTTAAACTAGCGGACCCGAACTTCAACGTTCCGTCGGCCGTAGATATCCTGGTAGGGGCTGAAGTGTTCTGGAaggtattaagtaaaaattatatagatttagGGAAAAACTTACCTAAATTACACGAAACTAGATTCGGATGGCTAGTATAAGGTAGTATTCCCCACCAATCtaaacaaaaatctatttttaatcatttttgccATCACACTAATGTCACTCCCGACCTTACTCAATTCTGGGAGCTTGACAACGTTTCTTCAAAACATTCATATTCTCTAGAAGAAAGAGCATGTGAGCAAATTTTTAAGCAAACCACTGTTCGTAACAATGATGGTGGATTTGTAGTCACCATGCCTTTAAAGGGTGACCCTAGTAATTTAGGTCAATCTTATTTACATgctaaaaataggtttttatccCTTGAAAGGCGATTTAGGCGTGACCCTATTTTTAAAAGgcattatattgaatttatgcGAGAATATGAAAACTTAGGTCATATGACTTTAGACTCGCACTCTACAGTACCTGAAATctctaaatttcaatattttattcccCATCATGGAGTTGTTCGAGATTCTAGTACCACGACAAAACTACGCGTAGTATTCGACGCATCAGCCTCTACCAGTTCGGGCGTGTCTCTTAACGACATACAGATGGTCGGACCAGTAGTTCAAGACGacctgtttttaattttaacacgtTTTCGTCAGCATAGGTGCGTGGTTTCAGGTGTGATGATGTTGAGAAtacttatatagtttataaaagtCTTATGAAAACGACGCTTAACAAAATCTGTTCGACAAAGGGATcagtataaaatgaaaacactTCAGGTATGTCGAAGCCAGTTACTCCTTTTGTTAAACTACCAAAGATCGCCATCCCTATATTTTCTGGTAAATACGGGGAATGGACAACATTTCACGATCTTTTTACATCTTTAGTGCACAAAAGTGATTCATTAGATAATGTACAAAAAATGCATTATTTGAAAAGTCACCTTTCTGGTGAAGCTGAACAGCTCATTCGCCACACTCCAATAACTTCCGCTAACTATAGTGAGTGCTGGGCTCAATtagaaaaaagatataataacaagaaatatctgactaattgtattttaaaaagattgttTGGTCAAAAACGGATAAATGTCGAGTCAGCTTCATCGTTGAAAGAATTATTAGATACCACGTGTGATTGTTTACATGCACTtagaaacttaaatattaacgtAAATACAtgggatattattatcatacacaTTGTTACTCTCAAACTAGATAGTGAAACTCGTAAACAATGGGAGTTAAATGTTTACGCCAGCGATTCCAATAACGATTTGCCAACCTTTGAACAATTCAAACTATTTATCGAAAATCGTTTTCGTGCTTTAGAATTTTTAGAACCAAAGGTATCGATGGCTCAgcaggtaaataaaaattataactataacaaTTCTCATGGTGCAAAGGTAATGTTAGCCACTAAGTCATCAAGTATGCGCTGTGAATACCTGAGCAGTATTCAACCGCACAAACTTTGTTTTTGCAAGAAGTTTACTAAACAGCCTGTTGAAAGTAGACGAGAGTTTGTGATGAAGAACCGAATATGCTTTAACTGTTTAGGTAGTAATCACACCGTATATGATTGCAAAAAGGTTACCACATGTAGAGTTTGTCGGAAGCGCCATCACTCTCTTCTTCATTTTAATCCTCAATCAGAGCAAACCACATCAGTGAAGCCTACGATAGAAAATGTTAATTCCTCAACTAGTTCTACTCCGATAGTTTCGTGCTTCTCGACAGGAAGGGTGTCAAAGCCAAGACAGGTTTTATTAGCCACTTCGCTAATCAAAGTCGAGTCGAAGAATGGCGAATATCATCCCGTCCGTGCCTTACTTGATCAGGGCTCCCAAGCTTGTTTTCTAACCGAAGCAGCAGTTCAATTTCTTAGTCTAAAAAAGACACCTATACAAGGAGTTATATCAGGACTTGGTGAAAATAGTTCAACCATTGCTAGGTCTAtggtacatttaaatataagatcaAGAGTGAATTTCGACTTCGTGTATACGGTGAAAGCATACgtgttaaacaaaataacatccTACTTACCTGAACGTAGCGTCAACACTAACTTAAATTGGCTAAGTGTCACAAACCTGTGTCTTGCAGATCCAGGATTCCACACCTccaataaaattgatttgattgattgattgattattagGTGCTGACGTTTACAGCCACATCATTACAGAGGGGATAATAAAAAATCCTGCCTGCAATTTAATCGCCCAAAATACTACCTTAGGATGGGTCATCTCGGGTGTTGTAGATAACGAAGATAAAGAGAGGTCAAAAGTTATCAATGTATTACATGCTCAGGTAGATAAAGaagatgatattttaaaaagattttgggAAATAGAAGAACAAACTAGTACAAAGCAAATACTTTCACCGGAAGAGAAAGCATGTGAAGAGTTCTATAGTCTAACTACTAGAAGAGATGAAAGTGGGAGATATATTGTAAGGTTACCTTTTCGTGAAGAGAATACACTATGCATGTCTGGAAATTCACGAGATATAGCTGAAAAAAGATTTAGGTCATTAGAAAAAAGATTAGGAAATAATAAAgaactaaaagaaaaatacgtAGAGGTTATACAAGAATATTTATCATTAGGACACATGAGACCAGTAGCAAAAGATGATATGAAGAAAGATAAAGCTTTTTACTTACCTCATCATGCGGTTGTACGCGACGATAAAACTACTACAAAAGTTCGAGTAGTTTTTAATGCATCTCAGAAGAACAGTAACGGAGTTTCTTTAAATGATAATCTTATGGTAGGACCGAAATTGCAAGCTGACTTAAGGCACACCATATTAAGATGGCGATTGTATCCCATAGCACTGGTAgcagatataattaaaatgtatcgtCAAGTCAGAATTGCTGAAGGAGATGCAATGTTCCAACGCATACTTTGGCGTGATTGTCCGGAAAAAGAAATTGTTGACTATGAACTAACGACAGTCACCTTTGGTACAGCTTCTGCACCTTATCAAGCCGTTCGGACGTTACACCAAGTTGCTTTTGATGAAGGAGACAACTATCCACTTGCAAAAGATAAAGTACTCAATTGTTTCTATATGGATGATCTTATGACAGGGTGTTACGAAGTGGATCAAGGattagaaatatatacacaaataacagAATTATTAGGTAAAGGTGGATTTAAATTGCAAAAATGGAATTCCAATAATCAGGAATTAATAGAAGAAATTAAGGAAATGGAGAATGAGAAAGATCAaggacaattatatataaatagaacaaaCAAGGACATAATTTATATGGACAACATAGACAAGGTTAAAGAAATATCACACGAAGAAGTAAAAGAAGTAGAAAACAAGATAGatagtacaataaaaatattaggaaCCGCAGCCAAGACACCTTCCAGTACTTAGTTAATCTTCCACCGCTGACGACTGCACCTGCAACTAAAAGatcaataatttcaaatatagcaCGGCTATTTGATCCTTTGGGTTGGATAGCCCCAAGTATAGTACTAGCAAAGGTATTCATACAAAAGTTATGGCTTACCGGCGTTAGTTGGGATGAAGAACTAAACGTGGAGCTAGTAAAGGAGTGGATTGACTATCGAGAGCAACTGTCACTACTTACCGACGTACGCATACCTCGTTGGATAGGCACAAGATTGAATCAGAAGCTGGAACTGCATGGATTTAGTGACGCTTCGAAGACAGCTTACTCAGCCGTGATTTATTTGAGGACCATTGACCTTGAAGGTAACATACACGTGACACTTATTGTTGCAAAAACCAGAGTAGCTCCTGTAAAACA
This genomic window contains:
- the LOC126779579 gene encoding uncharacterized protein LOC126779579 isoform X5 is translated as MSDNLKTLIKKRSSIKSKLTIFNNYLMLIKSSPELSELQRLDLMERFRKFENLYNEFDDLQNTIELLSEDAESTFTEREDFDRQYFNLVALTRSLLGASSNGTGSEAGFKDADSDKTTQIPKKSNNNFNKCPLCSQAHALYICDSFRSLSIESRIQKANDYNVCLNCLRLGHSAKQCKLSHCKYCKIKHNTLLHLNSNDFKTVNSLLSSLHLATSNVTLPANCLQLATSAHVLLSTVLVNVIGASGKKYTARLLLDNGSTANFVTQTFFEKLGLLRRGTSTRVTGLKLADPNFNVPSAVDILVGAEVFWKVLSKNYIDLGKNLPKLHETRFGWLV
- the LOC126779579 gene encoding uncharacterized protein LOC126779579 isoform X2, translated to MSDNLKTLIKKRSSIKSKLTIFNNYLMLIKSSPELSELQRLDLMERFRKFENLYNEFDDLQNTIELLSEDAESTFTEREDFDRQYFNLVALTRSLLGASSNGTGSEAGFKDADSDKTTQIPKKSNNNFNKCPLCSQAHALYICDSFRSLSIESRIQKANDYNVCLNCLRLGHSAKQCKLSHCKYCKIKHNTLLHLNSNDFKTVNSLLSSLHLATSNVTLPANCLQLATSAHVLLSTVLVNVIGASGKKYTARLLLDNGSTANFVTQTFFEKLGLLRRGTSTRVTGINNRISTSTQSCHLLIESLCCAYTVDIECHILPEITKVLPSSFVHINHVSIPSGLKLADPNFNVPSAVDILVGAEVFWKVLSKNYIDLGKNLPKLHETRFGWLV
- the LOC126779579 gene encoding uncharacterized protein LOC126779579 isoform X4, coding for MSDNLKTLIKKRSSIKSKLTIFNNYLMLIKSSPELSELQRLDLMERFRKFENLYNEFDDLQNTIELLSEDAESTFTEREDFDRQYFNLVALTRSLLGASSNGTGSEAGFKDADSDKTTQIPKKSNNNFNKCPLCSQAHALYICDSFRSLSIESRIQKANDYNVCLNCLRLGHSAKQCKLSHCKYCKIKHNTLLHLNSNDFKTVNSLLSSLHLATSNVTLPANCLQLATSAHVLLSTVLVNVIGASGKKYTARLLLDNGSTANFVTQTFFEKLGLLRRGTSTRVTGLKLADPNFNVPSAVDILVGAEVFWKVLSKNYIDLGKNLPKLHETRFGWLV